In one window of Zhihengliuella sp. ISTPL4 DNA:
- the hutH gene encoding histidine ammonia-lyase: MSDPAPVLVGAAPLSAADVVRVVRHDAPVQVDPAALATVAETRRVIDGLAADPHPHYGVSTGFGALATTFIAPERRLQLQASLIRSHAAGTGPEVEREVVRGLQLLRLQTLTSGRTGVRPIVVETYAALLNAGIVPVVREYGSLGCSGDLAPLAHIALAAMGEGEVRDATGSLVPAADALAAVGIVPLTLVEKEGLALINGTDGMLGTLVLALHDLEMLLLTADVAAAMSVESQLGTDAVFAADLMALRPQAGQAVSAGHLRALLAGSPMVASHKGPEDGRVQDAYSLRCSPQVHGAARDTLGHAAMIAERELSSVIDNPIITLDGRIESNGNFHGAPVAAVLDFLAISIADIASVSERRTDRALDPARSHGLPPFLAAEVGVDSGLMIAQYAAAGIVSELKRLAVPASVDSIPSSAMQEDHVSMGWAAARKLRRAIDGLSRVLAIEILTAARALDLRAPLEAGPATGAVRDLVRTVAAGPGPDRHLSPEMEAVTALVQSGAIARVAKEHMHD; this comes from the coding sequence CCCTCTGTCCGCCGCGGATGTCGTCCGCGTGGTCCGCCATGATGCCCCCGTTCAGGTGGATCCCGCCGCGCTGGCGACGGTCGCCGAGACCCGCCGCGTGATCGACGGTCTCGCTGCCGACCCGCACCCGCACTACGGGGTGTCCACCGGCTTCGGCGCGCTGGCGACGACCTTCATCGCCCCGGAGCGGCGCCTGCAGCTGCAGGCGAGTCTCATCCGCTCTCATGCCGCGGGGACCGGCCCCGAGGTCGAGCGCGAGGTGGTGCGCGGCCTGCAGCTGCTGCGCCTGCAGACCCTCACCTCCGGACGGACGGGCGTTCGTCCCATCGTGGTGGAGACCTACGCCGCTCTGCTCAACGCGGGCATCGTCCCGGTGGTCCGCGAGTACGGGTCGCTGGGGTGCTCCGGTGACCTCGCCCCGCTGGCGCACATCGCCCTGGCGGCGATGGGGGAGGGCGAGGTGCGCGATGCCACGGGTTCTCTGGTTCCGGCGGCCGACGCCCTCGCCGCCGTCGGCATCGTCCCGCTCACGCTCGTGGAGAAGGAGGGGCTGGCCCTCATCAACGGGACGGACGGCATGCTGGGCACTTTGGTGCTCGCCCTCCACGACCTGGAGATGCTGTTACTCACGGCGGACGTCGCGGCGGCGATGTCGGTGGAATCACAGCTCGGCACGGACGCGGTGTTCGCCGCCGACCTCATGGCACTCCGTCCGCAGGCGGGGCAGGCGGTGTCCGCCGGTCACCTCCGTGCGCTCCTCGCCGGGTCGCCGATGGTCGCGAGCCACAAGGGCCCGGAGGACGGCCGCGTCCAGGACGCGTACTCGCTGCGATGCTCGCCGCAGGTGCACGGCGCGGCGCGTGACACGCTCGGGCATGCCGCGATGATCGCGGAGCGCGAGCTCTCCAGCGTCATCGACAACCCCATCATCACCCTCGACGGGCGCATCGAGTCCAACGGCAACTTCCACGGGGCGCCCGTCGCCGCCGTCCTCGACTTCCTGGCGATCTCCATCGCCGACATCGCCTCCGTGTCCGAGCGGCGCACCGACCGCGCGCTGGACCCCGCCCGCAGCCATGGTCTCCCGCCGTTCCTCGCGGCGGAAGTCGGGGTCGACTCCGGTCTGATGATCGCGCAGTACGCGGCGGCCGGCATCGTCTCCGAGCTCAAGCGCCTCGCCGTCCCTGCCTCGGTGGACTCCATCCCGTCCTCGGCGATGCAGGAGGACCACGTCTCGATGGGCTGGGCCGCGGCACGGAAGCTCCGTCGCGCGATCGACGGGCTCTCTCGCGTCCTCGCGATCGAGATCCTCACCGCCGCTCGTGCGCTGGACCTCCGCGCGCCGCTCGAAGCGGGACCGGCGACCGGAGCGGTGCGTGACCTCGTCCGCACCGTCGCCGCGGGCCCCGGCCCTGACCGCCACCTCTCGCCCGAGATGGAAGCCGTGACCGCCCTCGTCCAGTCGGGTGCCATCGCCCGTGTCGCAAAGGAGCACATGCATGACTGA